In the genome of Pseudomonas protegens, one region contains:
- a CDS encoding uroporphyrinogen-III C-methyltransferase — protein sequence MSETALPKDEVQPVSGTPAEPTTPTVERRGNGLAILALLLGAAGVAAGGWGIWQVRSLQANHQQQLSQLQALGDQAQSFKLSEQRLSARLEQLPPADELEDRRRLVAQLQGDQQRLSQRLETVLGASRKDWRLAEAEHLLRLASLRLSALQDISSAQALVQGADDILREQNDPGSFAAREQLAKSLAALRSTEQPDRTGLFLQLGALRDQVLELSAVAPEYKDRGDSLLGLTADGDGASRWAQWWEQISRYFRIDFNADKNIRPLLAGQGLTQVRLALSLALEQAQWAALNGQAPVYTQALTEARDVLVSNFNQDNPQSKIMLERLSELSKQPVTVVTPDLAKTLSAVQAYLERRNLNAEDSIKPLAKPAANAAQETSP from the coding sequence GTGAGCGAAACAGCCTTGCCTAAAGATGAAGTCCAGCCGGTGTCCGGAACACCTGCTGAGCCCACGACCCCAACCGTTGAGCGTCGTGGCAACGGGTTGGCGATACTGGCCCTGCTGCTGGGGGCGGCGGGTGTCGCGGCCGGTGGCTGGGGGATCTGGCAGGTGCGTAGCCTGCAAGCCAATCACCAGCAGCAACTGAGTCAGTTGCAGGCCCTGGGTGATCAGGCCCAGAGCTTCAAGCTCAGTGAGCAGCGCCTGAGTGCGCGCCTGGAGCAATTGCCGCCCGCCGACGAGCTGGAAGACCGGCGGCGTCTCGTGGCCCAGTTGCAAGGTGATCAGCAGCGTCTGAGTCAGCGCCTGGAAACCGTGCTGGGTGCCAGCCGCAAGGACTGGCGCCTGGCGGAAGCCGAACACCTGTTGCGCCTGGCCAGTCTGCGTCTGTCCGCTCTGCAGGACATCAGCAGCGCCCAGGCCCTGGTCCAGGGCGCCGACGATATCCTGCGTGAGCAGAACGACCCGGGCTCCTTCGCTGCCCGCGAACAGTTGGCCAAGAGCCTGGCGGCCTTGCGCAGCACCGAACAACCGGATCGCACCGGTCTGTTCCTGCAATTGGGGGCCCTGCGTGATCAGGTCCTGGAGCTGAGTGCGGTGGCGCCGGAATACAAGGACCGCGGCGACTCGTTGCTGGGGCTGACCGCCGACGGCGATGGCGCAAGCCGCTGGGCCCAGTGGTGGGAGCAGATCTCCCGCTACTTCCGTATCGACTTCAATGCCGACAAGAACATCCGTCCGCTGCTGGCGGGGCAGGGCCTGACCCAGGTGCGCCTGGCCCTGAGCCTGGCGCTGGAGCAGGCGCAGTGGGCGGCCCTGAATGGCCAGGCGCCGGTGTACACCCAGGCGCTGACCGAAGCCCGGGATGTACTGGTCAGCAACTTCAATCAGGACAATCCGCAGAGCAAGATCATGCTCGAGCGCCTGTCCGAACTGAGCAAGCAGCCGGTGACCGTAGTCACTCCAGACCTGGCCAAGACCCTGAGCGCGGTGCAGGCCTATCTTGAGCGGCGCAACCTCAACGCTGAGGACTCCATCAAGCCTCTGGCCAAACCTGCCGCGAACGCCGCCCAGGAGACCAGCCCATGA
- a CDS encoding LytR/AlgR family response regulator transcription factor: protein MNVLIVDDEPLARERLSRMVSELEGYSVLEPSATNGEEALSLIDSLKPDIVLLDVHMPGLDGLQVAGKLCERETPPALVFCAAPDEFALEAFNASGVCHLVKPVRPELLLEALKAAEKPNRVQLAALTRPAAESGNGPRSHISARTRKGIELIPLAQVVYFIADHKYVTLRHESGEVLLDEPLKALEDEFGDRFVRIHRNALVARERIERLQRTPLGHFQLYLKGLNGDALIVSRRHVAGVRKMMQQL, encoded by the coding sequence ATGAATGTCCTGATCGTTGATGACGAACCCCTAGCCCGCGAGCGCCTGAGCCGGATGGTCAGTGAGCTCGAGGGATACAGTGTCCTGGAGCCCAGCGCCACCAACGGCGAAGAGGCATTGAGCCTGATCGACAGCCTGAAGCCGGATATCGTCTTGCTCGATGTGCACATGCCGGGTCTGGATGGTCTGCAGGTTGCCGGCAAATTGTGCGAGCGCGAGACGCCTCCGGCGCTGGTGTTTTGTGCGGCTCCGGATGAATTCGCCCTTGAGGCCTTCAATGCCAGTGGCGTCTGCCACCTGGTCAAGCCCGTGCGCCCCGAGCTGTTGCTCGAAGCCTTGAAAGCCGCCGAGAAACCCAATCGTGTGCAACTGGCGGCCCTGACGCGGCCGGCGGCGGAAAGCGGCAATGGGCCGCGTAGCCACATCAGCGCGCGAACCCGTAAAGGCATCGAACTGATTCCCCTGGCTCAGGTGGTGTACTTCATTGCCGACCACAAGTACGTGACCTTGCGTCACGAAAGCGGCGAAGTGCTTCTGGACGAACCCCTGAAGGCCCTGGAAGACGAATTCGGCGATCGCTTTGTGCGTATTCATCGCAATGCGCTGGTGGCCCGCGAGCGAATCGAGCGCTTGCAGCGCACGCCGCTGGGGCATTTCCAGCTGTACCTCAAGGGTCTCAATGGCGATGCCCTGATCGTCAGTCGGCGCCACGTTGCGGGTGTGCGCAAGATGATGCAACAGCTCTAG
- a CDS encoding disulfide bond formation protein B — protein MSLAGSRVLFSLVFLVGALASWAAFNLQTGGGLESCPLWGVQRLLLLMFGGVNLLAVVQGPGRVGRALYWGLNLVLGLLGVITAGRHVLLQNIPSEQLLACLPDMSFMLRQLSWWQALQLTFMGTSDCAEVTWTLLDMSLPEWSLLFFVIMLIFSGYRLLRMTRATHRAEALP, from the coding sequence ATGTCGCTGGCCGGCTCCCGCGTGCTGTTCTCCCTGGTGTTCCTGGTGGGGGCCTTGGCCTCGTGGGCAGCATTCAACCTGCAAACCGGTGGCGGCCTCGAGTCTTGCCCGTTGTGGGGCGTGCAGCGCTTGTTGCTGCTGATGTTCGGCGGCGTCAACCTGCTGGCGGTGGTGCAGGGACCGGGGCGTGTGGGGCGAGCGCTCTACTGGGGGCTGAACCTGGTGCTGGGCCTGCTCGGGGTGATCACCGCCGGGCGTCATGTATTGCTGCAGAACATTCCTTCCGAGCAACTCCTGGCTTGCCTGCCGGACATGTCTTTCATGCTGCGCCAGCTGTCCTGGTGGCAGGCGCTGCAACTGACCTTCATGGGCACCTCGGACTGCGCCGAGGTCACCTGGACGCTGCTGGACATGAGCCTGCCCGAGTGGAGCCTGCTGTTTTTCGTGATCATGCTGATCTTCAGCGGTTACCGTCTGCTGCGCATGACGCGGGCTACACACAGGGCCGAGGCGTTGCCCTGA
- the argH gene encoding argininosuccinate lyase, which yields MSTDKTNQSWGGRFSEPVDAFVARFTASVTFDQRLYRHDIMGSIAHATMLAKVGVLTDAERDSIIDGLKTIQGEIEAGSFDWRVDLEDVHMNIEARLTDRIGITGKKLHTGRSRNDQVATDIRLWLRDEIDLILAEITRLQKGLLELAEREAESIMPGFTHLQTAQPVTFGHHMLAWFEMLSRDYERLVDCRKRTNRMPLGSAALAGTTYPIDRELTCQLLGFEAVGGNSLDSVSDRDFAIEFCAAASVAMMHLSRFSEELVLWTSAQFQFIDLPDRFCTGSSIMPQKKNPDVPELVRGKSGRVFGALMGLLTLMKGQPLAYNKDNQEDKEPLFDAADTLRDSLRAFADMIPAIKPKHAIMREAALRGFSTATDLADYLVRRGLPFRDCHEIVGHAVKYGVETGKDLAEMSLEELRQFSDQIEQDVFAVLTLEGSVNARNHIGGTAPAQVRAAVVRGQALLANR from the coding sequence ATGAGCACTGACAAGACCAATCAGTCCTGGGGCGGCCGCTTCAGTGAACCCGTCGACGCCTTCGTCGCCCGCTTCACCGCCTCTGTCACTTTCGACCAGCGCCTGTATCGCCACGACATCATGGGCTCCATTGCCCACGCCACGATGCTGGCCAAGGTCGGCGTGCTCACCGACGCCGAACGCGACAGCATCATTGACGGCCTGAAGACCATCCAGGGCGAGATCGAGGCCGGCAGCTTCGACTGGCGCGTGGATCTTGAAGACGTGCACATGAACATCGAGGCGCGCCTGACCGACCGCATCGGCATCACCGGCAAGAAGCTGCACACCGGCCGCAGCCGCAACGATCAGGTGGCCACCGACATCCGCCTGTGGCTGCGGGACGAGATCGACCTGATCCTGGCCGAGATCACCCGCCTGCAAAAAGGCCTGCTGGAGCTGGCCGAGCGCGAAGCCGAAAGCATCATGCCGGGCTTCACCCACCTGCAGACCGCCCAGCCCGTGACCTTCGGCCACCACATGCTGGCCTGGTTCGAAATGCTCAGCCGTGACTACGAGCGCCTGGTGGACTGCCGCAAGCGCACCAACCGCATGCCCCTGGGCAGCGCCGCGCTGGCCGGCACCACCTACCCGATCGATCGCGAGCTGACCTGCCAGCTGCTGGGCTTCGAAGCCGTGGGCGGCAACTCCCTGGACAGCGTTTCGGACCGTGACTTCGCCATCGAATTCTGCGCCGCCGCCAGCGTGGCGATGATGCACCTGTCGCGTTTCTCCGAAGAACTGGTGCTGTGGACCAGCGCGCAATTCCAGTTCATCGATCTGCCGGACCGCTTCTGCACCGGCAGCTCGATCATGCCGCAAAAGAAAAACCCCGACGTGCCGGAGCTGGTGCGGGGCAAGAGCGGCCGGGTATTCGGCGCGCTGATGGGCCTGCTGACCCTGATGAAGGGCCAGCCCCTGGCGTACAACAAGGACAACCAGGAAGACAAGGAACCGCTGTTCGACGCCGCCGACACCCTGCGCGACTCGCTGCGGGCCTTCGCCGACATGATCCCGGCGATCAAGCCCAAGCACGCCATCATGCGTGAAGCGGCGCTGCGCGGTTTCTCCACCGCCACCGACCTGGCGGATTACCTGGTGCGCCGCGGCCTGCCGTTTCGCGATTGCCACGAAATCGTCGGCCACGCGGTGAAGTACGGCGTGGAAACCGGCAAGGACCTGGCAGAAATGAGCCTGGAAGAACTGCGCCAGTTCAGCGACCAGATCGAGCAGGACGTGTTCGCCGTGCTGACCCTGGAAGGTTCGGTGAATGCCCGCAACCACATCGGCGGCACCGCACCGGCCCAGGTCCGGGCTGCCGTGGTTCGCGGCCAGGCCTTGCTGGCCAACCGCTAG
- a CDS encoding heme biosynthesis protein HemY — MKRVYVIVLLVIAAIGLLGLAIAEHAGYVLIAYSNFRYESSLWATLALVALIWLVIWGIKLLVELVMVSGGVVNPWSRRNRSRRVQIAIEQGQMDLAEGRWASAQKHLYRAAEAERQPLLYYLGAARAANEQGHYEECDRLLERALTRQPQAELAVALSHAQLQTDRGDTEGALSTLQAMHERHPHSVQVLRQLQRLHQQRGDWSALIRLLPELRKDKVLPASELQELERRAWGENLSLAARREEDQVAGLQSLNRAWQQLTSAQRQEPQLVLAYAEQLRQLGAGAEAEEALRTAIKRKYESHLARLYGLVRGSDPSRQLQTAEHWLKEHADDPGLLLTLGRLCLQNSLWGKARDYLESSLRLQRNPETCAELARLLAQLGDTDRSNQLFQEGLGMLDERLLASPLPVPARA; from the coding sequence ATGAAACGCGTCTACGTGATTGTGCTGTTGGTCATCGCCGCTATCGGCTTGCTGGGGCTGGCCATCGCCGAGCATGCGGGCTACGTGCTGATCGCCTACAGCAATTTCCGTTACGAATCGAGTCTGTGGGCGACCCTGGCCCTGGTGGCGCTGATCTGGCTGGTGATCTGGGGCATCAAGCTGCTGGTCGAGCTGGTGATGGTTTCCGGTGGCGTGGTCAATCCCTGGTCGCGCCGCAATCGCAGTCGCCGGGTGCAGATTGCTATCGAACAGGGCCAGATGGACCTGGCCGAAGGTCGCTGGGCCAGCGCGCAAAAGCACCTGTACCGTGCCGCCGAGGCCGAGCGCCAGCCGCTGCTGTACTACCTCGGTGCGGCCCGTGCCGCCAACGAGCAAGGCCATTACGAAGAATGCGACCGGCTGCTGGAGCGGGCGCTGACCCGGCAGCCCCAGGCGGAGTTGGCGGTGGCCTTGAGTCATGCCCAGTTGCAGACCGATCGCGGCGATACCGAAGGCGCCCTGAGCACCCTGCAAGCCATGCACGAGCGTCATCCGCATAGCGTTCAGGTGCTGCGTCAGTTGCAGCGTTTGCATCAGCAGCGTGGCGACTGGTCGGCGCTGATCCGCCTGCTGCCCGAGTTGCGCAAGGACAAAGTGCTGCCGGCCAGCGAGTTGCAGGAGCTGGAGCGTCGGGCCTGGGGCGAGAACCTGAGCCTGGCGGCGCGTCGTGAAGAGGACCAGGTGGCGGGCTTGCAGTCCCTCAATCGCGCCTGGCAGCAACTGACCTCGGCGCAACGCCAGGAGCCGCAACTGGTGCTGGCCTACGCTGAGCAGTTGCGTCAGCTGGGGGCCGGTGCCGAAGCCGAAGAGGCGCTGCGCACCGCCATCAAGCGCAAGTACGAGAGTCATCTGGCGCGGCTTTACGGCCTGGTGCGTGGCAGTGACCCCTCCCGGCAGTTGCAGACCGCCGAGCACTGGTTGAAGGAGCACGCCGACGATCCCGGTCTGTTGCTGACCCTGGGGCGCCTATGCCTGCAGAACAGCCTGTGGGGCAAGGCCCGGGACTACCTGGAAAGCAGCCTGCGTCTGCAGCGCAATCCTGAAACCTGTGCTGAGTTGGCCCGGTTGTTGGCGCAGTTGGGCGATACCGATCGCAGCAACCAACTGTTCCAGGAGGGCCTGGGCATGCTCGACGAGCGTCTGCTGGCGTCACCGTTGCCGGTTCCGGCGCGGGCCTGA
- a CDS encoding uroporphyrinogen-III synthase: protein MTGWRLLLTRPSEDCAALAAILADAKVFSSSLPLLEIQALPVTDAQRATLLELDRYCALIVVSKPAAHLGLKLLRAYWPEPPCQSWFSVGAGTGQILADAGLQVFYPQTGDDSEALLALPQLREAICRPDPRVLIVRGEGGRELLSERLRDLGASVDYLELYRRCLPHYAEDALLRKIAGERLNGLVVSSGQGFSHLLQLAGADWPQLAQMPLFVPSPRVADMARAAGAEKVVDCRGASAAALLTALREQPVPVL, encoded by the coding sequence GTGACCGGCTGGCGCCTGCTGCTGACCCGGCCGAGCGAGGATTGCGCTGCACTGGCAGCGATCCTGGCCGACGCCAAGGTGTTCAGTAGCAGCCTGCCGTTGCTGGAGATTCAGGCCTTGCCCGTCACTGACGCGCAACGCGCGACCCTGCTTGAACTGGATCGATACTGCGCGCTGATCGTGGTCAGCAAGCCTGCGGCCCATCTGGGTCTGAAACTGCTGCGCGCCTATTGGCCAGAGCCCCCGTGCCAGAGCTGGTTTAGCGTGGGCGCCGGAACCGGGCAGATCCTCGCGGATGCTGGTTTGCAGGTGTTCTACCCACAAACGGGGGATGACAGCGAAGCCTTGCTTGCGCTTCCCCAATTGCGCGAGGCTATCTGCCGGCCCGATCCCCGGGTGTTGATCGTGCGTGGCGAGGGCGGTCGCGAGCTGCTCTCTGAGCGTTTGCGCGACCTTGGTGCTAGTGTCGATTATCTGGAACTCTACCGCCGCTGCCTCCCGCATTACGCCGAGGATGCACTGCTGCGCAAGATTGCGGGGGAACGCTTGAACGGGCTGGTGGTCAGCAGTGGACAGGGCTTCAGCCATTTGCTGCAGCTGGCCGGAGCGGACTGGCCGCAGTTGGCGCAGATGCCGTTGTTTGTTCCAAGCCCCCGGGTCGCCGACATGGCGCGTGCCGCCGGGGCGGAAAAAGTTGTGGATTGTCGCGGCGCCAGTGCCGCGGCTTTGCTAACGGCGTTACGGGAGCAACCCGTGCCCGTTCTCTAA
- the hemC gene encoding hydroxymethylbilane synthase — translation MSSREIRIATRKSALALWQAEYVKARLQEAHPGLVVTLVPMVSRGDKLLDSPLSKIGGKGLFVKELETALLENQADIAVHSMKDVPMDFPEGLGLFCICEREDPRDAFVSNTYQSLEQLPQGSVVGTSSLRRQAQLLTRRPDLQIRFLRGNVNTRLAKLDAGEYDAIILAAAGLIRLGFEDRISSFISVDDSLPAGGQGAVGIECRSADTEIHALLAPLHHADTASRVTAERALNKHLNGGCQVPIACYAVLEGEQIWLRGLVGEPSGGRLLSAEARGPRTSASELGVQVADALLAQGADDILRAVYGEAEQE, via the coding sequence ATGTCCTCTCGCGAAATCCGCATCGCTACCCGCAAAAGTGCTCTGGCCTTGTGGCAGGCCGAATACGTCAAAGCCCGTCTGCAAGAGGCCCATCCGGGCCTTGTGGTGACCCTGGTGCCCATGGTCAGCCGTGGCGACAAACTGCTGGACTCGCCCCTGTCGAAAATCGGCGGCAAGGGGCTGTTCGTCAAGGAGCTGGAAACCGCGCTGCTGGAAAACCAGGCCGACATCGCCGTGCATTCGATGAAAGACGTGCCCATGGACTTCCCCGAAGGCCTGGGCCTGTTCTGCATCTGCGAGCGCGAAGACCCGCGCGACGCCTTTGTTTCCAATACCTACCAAAGCCTTGAACAGTTGCCGCAAGGCAGCGTCGTGGGCACTTCCAGCCTGCGCCGCCAGGCCCAGTTGCTGACTCGTCGCCCCGACCTGCAGATCCGTTTTCTGCGGGGCAACGTCAATACCCGGCTGGCCAAGCTGGATGCCGGCGAGTACGACGCCATCATCCTGGCCGCGGCTGGCCTGATCCGTCTGGGATTCGAAGATCGCATCAGCTCCTTCATCAGCGTCGACGACAGCCTGCCTGCCGGTGGCCAGGGCGCGGTCGGCATCGAATGTCGCAGTGCCGATACTGAAATCCACGCCTTGCTGGCCCCTCTGCATCACGCCGACACCGCCAGCCGGGTCACGGCCGAGCGGGCGCTGAACAAGCACCTCAACGGCGGCTGTCAGGTGCCGATCGCCTGTTATGCGGTGCTCGAAGGCGAACAGATCTGGCTGCGCGGCCTGGTGGGTGAGCCCAGCGGCGGCCGGCTGCTCAGCGCCGAAGCCCGTGGCCCCAGAACGTCTGCCAGCGAACTGGGGGTGCAAGTGGCGGATGCCCTGCTGGCCCAGGGTGCCGATGACATCCTGCGCGCGGTCTATGGCGAGGCGGAGCAAGAGTGA
- a CDS encoding TIGR02647 family protein, translating to MSYTPELVAELEILALFNLDNSQEGLKIHQTAAPSAIAAAQRLFDKELITQADGGYLTSLGRDAAEHAQGLLTILSVKETA from the coding sequence ATGTCGTATACCCCTGAGTTGGTTGCCGAACTGGAAATCCTTGCACTCTTCAATCTGGACAACTCCCAGGAAGGCCTGAAAATCCATCAGACCGCTGCCCCTTCCGCCATTGCCGCTGCCCAACGCCTGTTTGACAAAGAACTGATTACCCAAGCCGATGGAGGCTACCTGACCAGTCTTGGCCGCGACGCCGCCGAACACGCCCAAGGTCTGCTGACCATCCTGAGCGTCAAAGAAACCGCCTGA
- a CDS encoding glutathione S-transferase family protein gives MLKLYGFSVSNYYNMVKLALLEKGLPFEEVVFSGGQSPEALAISPRGKVPVLEVEQGYLNETSVILEYLEHTQPGRALLPSDPFQRAQVLALAREIELYIELPARACYPEAFFGLSVAPAIQEKSKAELLLGFASLARHGKFAPYVAGDSLSVADLYFLYSVTLARAVGHKLFGVDFLEGMPAAKALLERLEQLPNAQRVAADREAAMPQFLAMVAARK, from the coding sequence ATGCTCAAGCTTTACGGTTTCTCTGTCAGTAACTACTACAACATGGTCAAGCTGGCGTTGCTGGAGAAAGGCCTGCCTTTCGAAGAGGTGGTTTTTTCTGGTGGTCAAAGTCCGGAGGCATTGGCCATCAGTCCACGGGGCAAGGTGCCGGTGCTTGAGGTCGAGCAGGGGTACCTGAACGAAACCAGCGTGATTCTCGAGTACCTGGAGCACACCCAGCCAGGTCGGGCGTTGTTGCCCAGCGATCCATTCCAGCGTGCCCAGGTACTGGCGCTGGCCAGGGAGATCGAACTTTACATCGAACTGCCGGCGCGGGCCTGCTATCCCGAGGCGTTCTTCGGTCTGTCGGTGGCCCCGGCGATCCAGGAAAAGTCCAAGGCTGAGTTGCTGCTAGGGTTTGCCTCCCTGGCGCGGCATGGCAAATTTGCACCTTATGTGGCCGGCGACAGCCTGAGTGTGGCGGATCTGTATTTTCTCTACAGCGTGACCCTGGCCCGGGCGGTCGGGCACAAGCTGTTCGGGGTGGACTTTCTGGAGGGGATGCCCGCGGCAAAAGCCTTGCTGGAGCGCCTGGAGCAGCTGCCCAATGCCCAGCGAGTAGCGGCGGATAGAGAAGCGGCGATGCCGCAGTTCCTGGCGATGGTGGCGGCGAGGAAGTAG